TATCCCGAAAAGAATCTCCCCTCACAGTTTCCGGACATCCAAAAAGCCGCAGACATCATCCATGCGGCAATCCAAAGTGGAGAGAAGATCTGCGTCTGGGGCGACTTCGATGTGGATGGGCAAACCTCCACAGCCGTGCTTGTGCAGACCCTTCGAGCGCTGAATGCGAACGTCGTTTATTACGTCCCGGTGCGCGGAAAGGAAAGCCACGGTGTACACATCGAATCGCTCAAACCCATCATCGATAACGGCGCAAGGTTGCTGTTGACCTGCGATACCGGCATCACCGCCCATGAAGCCATTGACTTCGCCAACTCACACGGACTCGATGTAATCGTCACCGATCATCACGATCCGGGCGAAACCCTGCCAAACGCCAAAGCCATCATCAATCCAAAGTTATTGCCTGAAGATCATACGCTGGAAACCCTTGCAGGGGTTGGTGTTGCATACAAACTTGCTGAAGCGCTCTTAATCGAAAATCAAAGATCCGAAACCGAAAATCTTCTTGATCTCGTCGCTCTCGGTCTGATCGCCGACGTCGCCTTGTTGCAAAACGAAACCCGCTCGCTCGCCAAACAAGGGATCGAGCGACTGCGGACCACAAGCCGCCCCGGCTTGCGCGCAATGGCGGAGCTGGCAGGCGCATCGTTCGATTCGCTGACGGAAGAAACCATCGGCTTCACCTTCGCGCCGCGCCTTAACGCGCTCGGCCGCCTCGGTGACGCCAATCCCGCGGTTGAATTGCTGCTCACCGATGACTCCGCTCGCGCTCGTGTGCTCGCCGCGCAGATCGAAGGACTGAACGCGCAACGCCGTATGCTCACCAAACAAGTCACTGACGCGGCTGAAGCGCAACTCAGAGAAAGCCCTCAATTGCTCAATCAACCCGTTATCATTCTTTCGCATCCCAACTGGCCCGGAGGCGTGGTCGGCATCGTTGCCAATAAACTGGTCGAGCGTTATCACAAACCCGCAATCCTTTTCAATGAATCGGACGACGGCACCCTGCGCGGCTCGGCGCGTTCCATCGAAGGCTTGCATATCATCGAAGCGATCACAACCCAAAAGGATTTGCTTCTCGGCTTCGGCGGACATCCCATGGCAGCAGGCATGTCTTTGCATAAGGATAAACTTCCCGCTTTTAGAAACGGCATGGGCAGGGCAGTGGAAAAACAACTGGGTGATATGGTCTTCGAAGAACCCAGGCTTCAGATCGACGCCTGGCTTGGACTCTCCGACCTGAGCCTCGACCTCGCCGATAGTTTGGAGCTGCTCGCTCCCTTCGGCGCAGGCAACCCCGAGCTGACTCTCGCCACGCGCAACGTGAAACTCAAATCCGCAGTTGCGCTTGGGAAGACGAAGGAACATCTGCGCCTGAACGTGGAAGATGAAAACGGTGAGATCGCCAGTTTTCTGTGGTGGGGCGGCGCGGGCGAGGAACTTCCTCCCGCCGATTCCAAATTCGACATTGCCTACACCCTGCGCGCCACCACCTACCGCGGGCAAAGACAGGTCACCCTGCAATTCAAGGAATTCCGCGTCACCGAAGAAAAGCCGGTCGAAATCAAAGAATCGAAATTGGAAGTTAGAGATTTGAGATCGCAACCTGCAACCTTAAACCTGCAACCATCCACTCTCATCTGGGCAGAGGGTCCCGACAGATCCGCTGGGGTGAACAGACTTGAACTGACACAGGCGGAAGAACTGACCATTTACACCACACCGCCCTCCCCTGCCGAATTGCGCAAAGCGCTGGATGTCGTCAAGCCAAAAATCGTTTATGTGTTTGCCAAACCTCCCGCCGAGCAAAAGCCCGATGAATTCCTGACCTACCTCGCAGGCTTGTGTAAATTCGTCCTCAATCAACGCCGGGGGAAGACCACAGTTTCCGAACTTGCCGCCGCCTCGGCTGCACGGGAAAGCGCCCTACAACTCGGCCTGGAGTGGCTCGCTGCAGGCGGTCAGCTGACAGTGAGCATCGAGGATGATAACGTGCTATTATCGAAGGAGACGCAGGAGAAGAACCCGTACCTGCAAGCGGAGTTGTTTATCGCACTGCGCGGTGTGTTGAATGAAACATCCGCTTACCGGAAGTATTTTGCGACGGTGCCGGACCTCAAAGGTATATTCAAGTTGTAACTCTTTCGCCGGGGTTTTCACTGAACCCGTCGAAGTGGCGGCGAAGGGAGCTGCCCATGAACGATAAAAACATCTCCTGGCTCCTCGAAGGCGACCCGTCGATTCGCTGGCAGGGTCAACGCGACCTATTGAACTTTCCGCCTGCAAAATTCGAAGCGGAGCGGGGGAAAATCGCCAAGGAAGGCTGGGGCAAACGCCTACTCGATAAACAGGATCCTGACGGCCGCTGGGGCGGCGGGATGTACGGTCCCAAATTCATTTCCACCACCTACACCATGCTGACCCTGCGCCTGCTCGGTCTGCCGCCGAATAACCCGCAGGCAAAACGTGCCTGCAAATTATTTCTCGACGAAGGCTTTTACACGGATGGAGGCATTAACCTCTTTTCGCGCGCAGTCTGGAAACACAGCGAGACTTGCATTACGGGAATGATCCTTTCCCTGCTGGCGTATTTTCACCACAACGATGAGCGTCTCCACGCAATCGCCGCGTATCTCATCGGTCAACAAATGAAGGACGGTGGCTGGAACTGCGAATCCTATAAAGGCGCGACCCATTCCTCTTTTCACACGACGCTTTCCGTGTTGGAAGGATTATACGAATACGAATGCTTCTTCCCGGAAAAGAAAAAGCACATCCGTCCGGTCCGCGCGCGTGGACATGAATTTTTATTGAGGCATCATCTGTATAAATCGCACCGCACCGGGAAAGTTTTCGACCCAAAGATGACGACCATGCCCTTCCCTCCACGCTGGCGGTACGACTTCCTGCGCGCGCTGGATTACTTCCAAGCCTGTGATGCAAAGAAGGACGAAAGGATGAAAGACGCCATCGAGTTATTGAAGCGCAAGCAAAAACCTGATGGACGCTGGGTGATGAACACCGGAATGACGGGAAGAAAATATTTCGACCTGGAAAAAGCGGGTCAACCAAGTCGATGGAATACACTCAGGGCGATGAGGGTGTTGAAGTGGTGGAAAAAATAGACTACCTCTCGTAATCGATAAAATCATCCACACCTAATACGTCTTCATACCGGGTCAATAATTTGGCTGTTTTTTGCACAAATTCCCCATTAAGATCTTTCTTCTTACTTTCCAATTCTTCTTTATGAGCGATCAACCGTTCCCGGAAGCTTTTCATGGATGAATCAGGTAACAGCGGCTCAATCTCGCGGATCAATGCAAGCGTTTCTTCGATGATCACCAAACCCTTCTGCAATGAAATATCGCCCTCTTCCAATTGACGGAAGACTTTGCATTTGTACTTCACGCAACTCTTGGGATAAACCGGCAGACCGTAAATCCTGCACGTCCCATCCCACATCGGGCAGGGTTGAAGGTATCCGCGCTGGCGCGGGTCGTCGCGGATGACTTTGATCCCCAATTTTTCGATCCCGTCGAGTTCGGGAGCATTGAGTCTCACCCACGAAAAGAGATGACCGGAACAGCACAGTCCGCAGGCTTTGCATAAGGCTTGCGATTGAGAATTAGCCGATTCCATTTTAGATCGCGTAGGGACACGATATATCGTGTCCCTACGCGAGGATTCATTCGCCAAACTTGATCCCCTGCGCCAATGGAAGTTCTTTCGACCAATTAATTGTGTTGGTCTGCCTGCGCATATAGGTCTTCCAGGCATCCGAGCCGGATTCGCGCCCGCCGCCGGTTTCCTTTTCGCCGCCGAACGCCCCGCCGATCTCCGCGCCGGATGTGCCGATGTTGACGTTTGCAATACCGCAGTCCGAACCGCCCACGGAAAGGAAGGTCTCCGCCTCGCGCATCGAATCGGTGAAGATCGCCGAGGAAAGCCCCTGCGGAACATCGTTGTGAATACGAATCGCTTCTTCGATCGATTCGTATTCGAGCAGATACAGGACCGGCGCGAAGGTTTCGGTCCTGACAATCTCGGTCTGCGCCGGCATTTTGATGATGGCAGGCGTTACAAAATTCGGCCCAAGCTTTGGGAGCATTTCGCCGCCTGTCAGGACTTCGCCGCCATCCGCCTTCGCCTTGTTGACGGCATCCATCATCTCTTCCACCGAGGTATTGACCACCAGCGGTCCCATCAAAGTATCGGGCTGGAGCGGATCGCCGATGCGCACCTGTTTGTATGCTTTCACCAGGCGGTTGGTCAATTCCTTCGAAATGGATTTCTGCATGATGATCCGGCGGGTGGAGGTGCAGCGCTGACCGGCCGTGCCGACCGCGCCGAACAGAATCGCACGCGTGGCCATATCCAAATCTGCATTCGGCGTAACGATGATCGCGTTGTTGCCGCCGAGTTCGAGGATCGTTCTTCCAAAACGCCGCGCCACCGTCTCTGAAACATGAATGCCGATTTGCGTTGAACCGGTAAAAGAAACGAGAGGGATGCGCTTGTCGTTCAACATCAAATCGCCGACGTCGCGCCCCGAGCCGATCACAAGATTGAAAATGCCGTTCAAGCCATGATCCGCCATGACCTTGTTGGCTATATGAGTGACGGCGATCGCTGTCAGTGGAGTATACGAAGACGGCTTCCACATCACCGTGTCGCCGCAAATGGCGGCGAGCGTCGAATTCCATGACCAGACCGCGACCGGGAAGTTGAAAGCGGTCACCAAACCGAGAATGCCGAGAGGATGCCATTGTTCATACATGCGATGCGCAGGACGCTCGGAATGCATGCTCAAACCGTACAGCATACGGCTCTGCCCCACAGCAAAATCGCAGATATCGATCATCTCCTGCACTTCGCCATGCCCTTCCGCACGGATCTTCCCCATCTCCACAGTGACAAGGTCTCCGAGAGGTTCTTTCATCTCGCGCAACGCATTTCCCAGATCCCGGACCAGGTCGCCTCGCTTCGGCGCCGGGACATGCCTCCACATAAGGAAAGCTTGGTGCGCCGCCGAGGCAACCTTCTCATACGATTCAGGCGTTGCCTGAATCACCTTCGCAATGACCTCGCCGGTCGTCGGATTGTATGAAGCCAGTTCCTTGCCGTTCTTATCCATCAGCCAGCCGTCCACGCCGGTACACGCCCCGGCATTGACGGGTTGAATCTTCAGTTTTTCGAGCAATGATTTCATGGCGGTTCTCCAATTAAGGTTTGATCGGATTTTAGCACGAGCAGGGGCAATTTTATTCCGGTTCGCGAATCAACCAGACAGCCATTCCGGCTCCAACAAAAGCCGCGATAATGATCACAACCACAAGGACTTTGGATGAGCCGAAACTGGCAGACGACGAATTCTCCTCTTCGATATCCGTGGGCGGAAGCGCTGTCAACGTCGGTGCGGGGGTGGCGGAAGATTCGGTCGCAGGCGCAGGTGTGAACGTGGATTGAGCCGTCACTGTGGAAGGGAGAGCCGCCGCCTGGGTCGCCCCAGTCATGACAAGCAATTCCTGTCCCTGATACACGGTCGAATCCGCACCCATGTTATTCAACGCCTGGATGCTTTTGATCGTCGTGCCGTATGCGATGGCGATGCTCCAAAGCGATTGGCCGTATTGCACTTTATGAATCACAGTTCCATCCGGGCGCGGCGTGCTGACAGTGACCGGCACCATGAATTGACTCGCGCCAGCCGATTCATTCGCCCCCGAGGGCGCACTCGTCATAATGGTGGAGGCGCTTTCCTGCTGCTGACCGCTGGACGTCACTGCCGCTGTATCGACCGCGTAATAATACGAGTCGCCGGATTGGGAAATTCCCGCGCCGATATGCGTGAAATTCCCCGAGAGCATCGTATTCATATGTTGGGCATCCTGCCAGCCATCCGGAACCCCGTTCCAGACAAGCGGTCCATAAGAACTGAGGATGTTCTCGGAACGAAAACCGCCCAATGAGAGATCGCCCGCGAGGGGAAATCCTAGTGAGAGCAATTGCTGGGTATAGGTCATGCCGCCGGGGCGCGCATGCGTGATGTTTCCGGTCGCTGCCATATAATCCGCCTGGGATTGGGCGGTCTGCATCAGGATGGGATGGATCGGGAGGGGAGCCAGCCCGTAGGTGAGTCTTAAGTTATTCACCGCGTCTATCAACTGGGAAGGTGAGGTGATGTTCGTTGGCGGCCGCGCAGAAACCGAATCTCTCGGAGCAAGACCCGTCACGAGGAGCAAAGTCACAAATATGATAAACGGGAAATACTTCATTTTGCCGGTTTTCATTTCAATAACTTCTTCAGGGCGAGCAGCAGCCGGTCCATGTCGCGGCGTGAATTATATCCCTGCACAGAGAGGCGGATTAATTTATTCTTATTCCATGCGAAGACGGGAATCTCGACGCGGTACTCGCCGTATAAACGCGCTTTAAGCGCGGCGAGGTCGGTATCCGCCGGGAGCGAGGCGACGCTCATTTGGGCAAACCAGGTTTCGGGGTCAGAGTGAAGCGGCGGGACTCCGGTCAGATCGTGGAGTCGCATCCACGTCTCCAGCGCGAGTTTATGACACGCGCTTCGCACCTCCGCCCAATCATGATCCCGTTGAAATTCAATCGCCTTCGGGACGGCGAGGAATGAAGCCACATCGCGCGTCCCCCACCACTCGTGATGATCGATGAAAGTGGAATCGCCGGGCGTTTCGGATTCGTATCCCCAGGAGACCACCAAGGGCTTGAGCAAATGCTGGACTTCGGGGCGCGCGTACAAAAACCCCGCACCTTTAGGAGCGCACAACCATTTGTGGAGATTGCCGCCGTAGAAATCAGCGCCGAGCGAGTCGAGATCCAATGGAATCTGCCCGGGCGCATGAGCGCCATCGATGACGGTGATGATGTCCTGCGATTTTGCGCGTTCGACAACCTTTTCGATGGGGAAGATCGTGGCGGTCGGCGAGGCGATATGACTCAGGAAAACG
This portion of the Anaerolineales bacterium genome encodes:
- the recJ gene encoding single-stranded-DNA-specific exonuclease RecJ, with product MTRWLDPQPIDIPASFQDLGLTPLIAQTLLRRGINSPVEAEAFLYPEKNLPSQFPDIQKAADIIHAAIQSGEKICVWGDFDVDGQTSTAVLVQTLRALNANVVYYVPVRGKESHGVHIESLKPIIDNGARLLLTCDTGITAHEAIDFANSHGLDVIVTDHHDPGETLPNAKAIINPKLLPEDHTLETLAGVGVAYKLAEALLIENQRSETENLLDLVALGLIADVALLQNETRSLAKQGIERLRTTSRPGLRAMAELAGASFDSLTEETIGFTFAPRLNALGRLGDANPAVELLLTDDSARARVLAAQIEGLNAQRRMLTKQVTDAAEAQLRESPQLLNQPVIILSHPNWPGGVVGIVANKLVERYHKPAILFNESDDGTLRGSARSIEGLHIIEAITTQKDLLLGFGGHPMAAGMSLHKDKLPAFRNGMGRAVEKQLGDMVFEEPRLQIDAWLGLSDLSLDLADSLELLAPFGAGNPELTLATRNVKLKSAVALGKTKEHLRLNVEDENGEIASFLWWGGAGEELPPADSKFDIAYTLRATTYRGQRQVTLQFKEFRVTEEKPVEIKESKLEVRDLRSQPATLNLQPSTLIWAEGPDRSAGVNRLELTQAEELTIYTTPPSPAELRKALDVVKPKIVYVFAKPPAEQKPDEFLTYLAGLCKFVLNQRRGKTTVSELAAASAARESALQLGLEWLAAGGQLTVSIEDDNVLLSKETQEKNPYLQAELFIALRGVLNETSAYRKYFATVPDLKGIFKL
- a CDS encoding aminotransferase class V-fold PLP-dependent enzyme translates to MLNLKKHFMLDPSVTFLNHGSFGATPKPVFKEYQRWQRELEWQPVDFLGVRYNSLMRSARESLANYLGTSAGNLVYAQNVTVALNIAARSLELGAEDEVLSTDHEYGAIDRTWRFLSRERGFTYINHPVDISSHESFLESFWSGVTSKTRIVFLSHIASPTATIFPIEKVVERAKSQDIITVIDGAHAPGQIPLDLDSLGADFYGGNLHKWLCAPKGAGFLYARPEVQHLLKPLVVSWGYESETPGDSTFIDHHEWWGTRDVASFLAVPKAIEFQRDHDWAEVRSACHKLALETWMRLHDLTGVPPLHSDPETWFAQMSVASLPADTDLAALKARLYGEYRVEIPVFAWNKNKLIRLSVQGYNSRRDMDRLLLALKKLLK
- a CDS encoding aldehyde dehydrogenase family protein, producing the protein MKSLLEKLKIQPVNAGACTGVDGWLMDKNGKELASYNPTTGEVIAKVIQATPESYEKVASAAHQAFLMWRHVPAPKRGDLVRDLGNALREMKEPLGDLVTVEMGKIRAEGHGEVQEMIDICDFAVGQSRMLYGLSMHSERPAHRMYEQWHPLGILGLVTAFNFPVAVWSWNSTLAAICGDTVMWKPSSYTPLTAIAVTHIANKVMADHGLNGIFNLVIGSGRDVGDLMLNDKRIPLVSFTGSTQIGIHVSETVARRFGRTILELGGNNAIIVTPNADLDMATRAILFGAVGTAGQRCTSTRRIIMQKSISKELTNRLVKAYKQVRIGDPLQPDTLMGPLVVNTSVEEMMDAVNKAKADGGEVLTGGEMLPKLGPNFVTPAIIKMPAQTEIVRTETFAPVLYLLEYESIEEAIRIHNDVPQGLSSAIFTDSMREAETFLSVGGSDCGIANVNIGTSGAEIGGAFGGEKETGGGRESGSDAWKTYMRRQTNTINWSKELPLAQGIKFGE
- a CDS encoding LysM peptidoglycan-binding domain-containing protein; protein product: MKTGKMKYFPFIIFVTLLLVTGLAPRDSVSARPPTNITSPSQLIDAVNNLRLTYGLAPLPIHPILMQTAQSQADYMAATGNITHARPGGMTYTQQLLSLGFPLAGDLSLGGFRSENILSSYGPLVWNGVPDGWQDAQHMNTMLSGNFTHIGAGISQSGDSYYYAVDTAAVTSSGQQQESASTIMTSAPSGANESAGASQFMVPVTVSTPRPDGTVIHKVQYGQSLWSIAIAYGTTIKSIQALNNMGADSTVYQGQELLVMTGATQAAALPSTVTAQSTFTPAPATESSATPAPTLTALPPTDIEEENSSSASFGSSKVLVVVIIIAAFVGAGMAVWLIREPE